Within Desulfobacter sp., the genomic segment TGATGGACTCCAGAAACTCAATATTGCCGGAAACAAAAAGAATGGGGATATCCCTGTCCTGCTTACGGATATGGTGATAGATGTCAATACCGTTGTATTCACCGGGAAGGACATAATCCAGGCTCACCAGGTCATAGGCCCCCGGCGAAAAAAGAGCCAGGGCCTGTTCCCCGTTTTCGGCAATGTCCACCAGGTGCCGGCAGGGCGGGAGGGCCAGGGCTGCGGACTGGATCCGTGAAATGGCGGCCTCGTCCTCCACCAGAAGGATACGGCTCCCCGGTGACACCTCCCAGGCGGCCACCTGCTCTTTTTCCTCCGGGGTCAATTGGACATCCACCAGGGGCAGTTCAACCGTGAAGCAGGCCCCCTCGTTCTGGACGCTCTCCACCCGGATTCGTCCTCTGTGCTGGTCCAAATATTTTTTAACATTGGCCATGCCGTACCCAGTCCCCCGGATGCTGTCGGGGTACTGCCCCAGAACATCCCTCCCGCCCTTGAGGGTAAAGGAGGGATCGAAGATCTTGTCCAGGCAGTCTTCCGGAATACCGCAACCGTTGTCCCGGATGGTAAATCCCAGGTTATTCTCCCGGATAAAGGTGGTGATCACGATCTCGGGCTCCCTCTGCCGGGCCAGGGCATGGGCGGCATTGATAAGCAGATTGACCAGCATGTGTTCAATCATCCCGGGATCGGCAATGAGGCCGGGCAGATTCTCGCCGAAGGCTTTCACCACCCTGATGCCTGACAGGTCTTTTTTAAGCAGATCAATGGCCAGGCTGATTTTTTTATTCAGGCTGAACAGCTTCTGCTTGGGCTCCTGATCCCTGGCAAAGGCCACCAGGTTCCGGGTCATATTTTTCCCCCGCATGGTCTGGCCCAGGATCAGGCCAAGGGCGTCGGCGGTCCCCCGCTCTTTGCAGTCTGCCAGGGCCAGTTCGGCATTGCCCATGATAACCCCCAGGATATTATTGAAGTCATGGGCCATTTTCCCTGCCACCTGGCCCACCAGGGCGTATTTGGACTGGTCCGCCGCAAAGGCCTGGGCGTCAAGTTTTTCCTCTTCAGCCTGTTTTCTGACCGTGATATCCCTCAGGGCCGTCACCCGGATCCGGTCATGGCCCTCCCCGGTCATCCGGGCCTGGATTTCACAGGGGAAGGTGCTGCCGTCCCTGCGCAGGGCCACGGCTTCGTAAGGCACAATACTGCCCTGTTTCATTTTTTCGCCCACCAGGGCCCTGAAATCCGGAGCGATCCATTCAGTGCCCAGCCTGCCCAGCGCCTCTTCCTGAGAATATCCGAACATGGTTTCCGCGGTCCGGTTCTGGCCGATGCAGATCCCCTCCCTGGACAGGAAAATGGCCTCGAACGAGGCATCGGACAATTGTTTATACAAATCCTTGAGCCGGCGGTTCTGCCCTTCGCTGCGGGTCAGTTCCTCGGTGCGCCTTGCAACCCGCTCTTCCAGCGCTTCATTGGCGTCCCTGATCTGATCGGTAAGCGTCTTGTTTTCTATAAAAATTTCTTCAACAGCGGTGAACCAAGGTTTCCACATGGCCGGCAATGGCCCGGGCCGGCGGCCGAACCGCCCCCTGGAGAGCCTGTAAATATACTCCACAAACTGATCGGCCGGCCGGGCAAGAAGGATATGGCCGGAAACCAGCACAACCAGTATCAATACAAAAAGCACCAGGAACAACACCAGGGGTTCGGGCCCGATACGGTCCATGAGCCGGGCATACACCGGAGGGATCTTTTCCAGGTATACGGCCTGCCAGGGGGCATTGCCAAGATCTGCCCGCAGGATCCGGTACCCCTGGCGGTCATGTATTTTGCCCCCGGGGATACGGGCCAGTTCCGCAACCCCCATGGTAAGCCCGCCGGGCAGTACACCGGACAAGGACCCCACTGCCGGATCCGAAGAAGAGGCGAGTATAGGGTGGGCCACCACCTGGGACTGGGAATTGACCAGAAAGAATTTCCCGGACTCTGGCCGGAACCCCGCCACAATCCCGTTGAGGAAATCCACGGTCAGGTCAACGGCCACCGTACCCATGAACCGCTCCCCCTCATACAGGGGAATCCCGCAGGTGCTCATCAGCCCCTTGCCCACCTCATCGGTATACACCGGGGTCCAATAGGCCACCTTGCCCGGATTGGCCCCTGGAAGGGCCAATTGGTAAAAATCTTTTTCATAGGAGTCCGGCGTAAACCGCCACTGGGCCGAAGACACCCAGGGGTAAAGATGAATAAAGGAACGGGCACTGAAATAATAGACCCAGGCACTGGTTTTGATATTTTTTTGCACCGAGGCCATGAGGGGGCCCAGCCTCAGAACCGCCCGGATCTCCCGGAGTTCATCCCTGGGTTTTACAGCATAGGTGCCCAGCCCGGTGAGGTTGCCGTAAGGTGCCGGCTCTTCAGCCAGGGCGTCCAGGTGGAAATAGCCTCCGGCCTGTCTGAACAGGTCCGCCACCGGCGGCATGGCAAATGCGGTTTGGCCTCGGGTGGCGGCCAAATCAGCTTCGGCCACGGATTTCATGGCGTCCAGAGCCGAGGTTACCTGGGCCAGCATCCGATCCAGCGACGCTGCCATCTGCCCAAAATCGCGCTCCAGATCCGCCTGCTCATGAACGCCCTGTTTCTTGAAATTAAGGGCCATGGCCCCCAGTGTTCCGGAAATCAAGCCCAATAAAATGATGAGAATGCCCAGGGCATTCCGAATATGAAACCGTACCACGGGTGAAGATTCAAGCATTGGTTTGTGCGGTGTCTCAGGCATAGGCACAGGCTCGATTTTGGTTGAATATTCCAAAGGCTTATCATAAAACCGGCCCGTCCCAAAGTATTTTTTGGACAGAGGGGAGGCACTGCCGCCGAACAGGCAGTCCCCTTGTTTTCATCCTCCGATACGCTATAATACATATTATGCATTCATCCAGACTGAAAATAATCACCCTTTCGACGATCTGGCTGATGTTGCTTTTACCCGCCGCGACAAGAGCTGGGAACCGGCTTGTGCTGGCCACCCTGGACTGGGAGCCCTATATCGGCCGGCAGATGAAAGACCAGGGATTTCTGGCCGTGATTATCCGCCAGGCGTTTCAGCGGAGCGGTGTGGATGTGAAAATTGAATTTCACCAATGGTCCAGGGTGGTGGGCCTGGCCAAAAAAGGACGGGTGGACGGCTATTTTCCTGAATACTATGCCCCACGCATCAAAGACTATGCCGAATTCTCGGCCCCCATCCCCGCCGGCCCGGTGGGATTTTTCAGCCTGAAAACCGCCGGGATCCGCTACACCCGCCTGGAAGAGCTGAAGAAATATCGCATCGGCATCGTCAAGGGCTATGTCAATGCCAGTGAATTCGATGCCGCAGATTTCCTGGACAAACACGGGGTGAAAGACGACTTGAGCAATCTCAAACTGCTGCTTGCGGGAAGGGTAAACCTGATGGTGGCCGATAAATACGTGGGATTTCACCTGCTCAAAAAGCATATGCCGGACCGGGCCTCCGAAGTGGAATTTCTGCCCACCATTCTGGAGCCCAAGGATATCTTTGTATGCATCTCGACAAAAATAAAAAAAACAGGTTACTTTTTAAAGGCATTTAACAGGGGGCTGGCGCAAATGACGGCCGACGGCACCCTGGGAAGACTGCTCCCGAAATTCCAATAGAACGGATGGCCCCCATTTTAACAGCAAAACCCCGGCCGCCCTTTCAGGCAGCCGGGGTTTCATTTAAATGGCGCAGCGGCATCCGCCGCCCTGGCGCCTTTTTTTACAGAATAATATTCAAAATCCGGCGCAGGGGCTCGGCCGCGCCCCAGAGCAGCTGGTCGCCCACGGAAAATGCCGTCAGGTAGTCTTCGCCCAGGGTCATCTTCCGTACCCGGCCCACGGGCACGGTGAGGGTGCCGGTGACCCGGGCAGGCGTCAGTTCGGCAATGGTTTCTTCCTTGGTATTGGGAACCACCTTCACCCAGCCGTTATTGGCGGCCAGGGCCTGGTTGATATCCTCCAGGGGAATGTCCTGTTTCAGTTTAATGGTGAAGGCCTGTGAATGGCAGCGCATGGATCCGATGCGGACGCACTGGCCGTCGATGGGGACGGGGTTGTCCGACCGGCCCAGAATCTTATTGGTTTCCACAAAACCTTTCCACTCTTCCCGGGTCTGGCCGTTGTCCATGGCCCTGTCGATCCAGGGGATAAGGCTGGCGCCCAGGGGCACGGCCCAGTTATCCACGGGAAATCCGCCGGAACGGACGGATTCAGTGACATTGCGGTCCAGTTCCAGGATGGCCGAGGCCGGATTGTCCAGGATGGGGGCGGCCTGGTCGCCGATGTATCTCATCTGGGCCACCAGTTCTTCCATATTTTTGGCGCCGGCCCCGGATGCAGCCTGGTAGGTCATGGAGGTCAGCCATTCCACCATATCATTTTCAAAAAGGCCGCCCAGAGCCATGAGCATCAGTGATACCGTGCAGTTTCCGCCGATATAGTTTTTGATTCCCCGGGCCAGGCCCTCCTCGATCACCGACAGGTTCACCGGGTCCAGAACAATGATGCTCTGGTCATCCATTCTCAGGGTGGAGGCGGCGTCGATCCAATACCCATTCCAGTCCCGTTCTTCAAGCTGGGGCCGGACCGCCTCGGTATAGGAACCGCCCTGGCAGGAGATCACGATATCCATTTCCATGAGGGTATCGATATCATGGGCATCAATGAGGGCAGGCACCTCCTTGCCCACATCGGGTGCCTTCTGGCCGGCCTGGGAGGTGGTAAAGAATACCGGGGTAAATTTTTCAAAATCATTTTCCGCCATCATTCTTTCCATGAGCACGGATCCCACCATGCCCCGCCAGCCGACCATTCCTACTCTTTTCATTGTCCTTTCCTCCGAATGGATAATTTTGGTTAAAACTAAACCTATACCTGTTTTTTCCCAAAGAGACCAGAAAAAAACGACCGGGCCCCCTCCCCGTTCAAGGCCGGATCCGTGGTAC encodes:
- a CDS encoding PAS domain S-box protein, which codes for MLESSPVVRFHIRNALGILIILLGLISGTLGAMALNFKKQGVHEQADLERDFGQMAASLDRMLAQVTSALDAMKSVAEADLAATRGQTAFAMPPVADLFRQAGGYFHLDALAEEPAPYGNLTGLGTYAVKPRDELREIRAVLRLGPLMASVQKNIKTSAWVYYFSARSFIHLYPWVSSAQWRFTPDSYEKDFYQLALPGANPGKVAYWTPVYTDEVGKGLMSTCGIPLYEGERFMGTVAVDLTVDFLNGIVAGFRPESGKFFLVNSQSQVVAHPILASSSDPAVGSLSGVLPGGLTMGVAELARIPGGKIHDRQGYRILRADLGNAPWQAVYLEKIPPVYARLMDRIGPEPLVLFLVLFVLILVVLVSGHILLARPADQFVEYIYRLSRGRFGRRPGPLPAMWKPWFTAVEEIFIENKTLTDQIRDANEALEERVARRTEELTRSEGQNRRLKDLYKQLSDASFEAIFLSREGICIGQNRTAETMFGYSQEEALGRLGTEWIAPDFRALVGEKMKQGSIVPYEAVALRRDGSTFPCEIQARMTGEGHDRIRVTALRDITVRKQAEEEKLDAQAFAADQSKYALVGQVAGKMAHDFNNILGVIMGNAELALADCKERGTADALGLILGQTMRGKNMTRNLVAFARDQEPKQKLFSLNKKISLAIDLLKKDLSGIRVVKAFGENLPGLIADPGMIEHMLVNLLINAAHALARQREPEIVITTFIRENNLGFTIRDNGCGIPEDCLDKIFDPSFTLKGGRDVLGQYPDSIRGTGYGMANVKKYLDQHRGRIRVESVQNEGACFTVELPLVDVQLTPEEKEQVAAWEVSPGSRILLVEDEAAISRIQSAALALPPCRHLVDIAENGEQALALFSPGAYDLVSLDYVLPGEYNGIDIYHHIRKQDRDIPILFVSGNIEFLESIKHLRSEDRRVDHLSKPCLNNTYIRAVQELLAAR
- a CDS encoding transporter substrate-binding domain-containing protein — encoded protein: MLLLPAATRAGNRLVLATLDWEPYIGRQMKDQGFLAVIIRQAFQRSGVDVKIEFHQWSRVVGLAKKGRVDGYFPEYYAPRIKDYAEFSAPIPAGPVGFFSLKTAGIRYTRLEELKKYRIGIVKGYVNASEFDAADFLDKHGVKDDLSNLKLLLAGRVNLMVADKYVGFHLLKKHMPDRASEVEFLPTILEPKDIFVCISTKIKKTGYFLKAFNRGLAQMTADGTLGRLLPKFQ
- the asd gene encoding aspartate-semialdehyde dehydrogenase gives rise to the protein MKRVGMVGWRGMVGSVLMERMMAENDFEKFTPVFFTTSQAGQKAPDVGKEVPALIDAHDIDTLMEMDIVISCQGGSYTEAVRPQLEERDWNGYWIDAASTLRMDDQSIIVLDPVNLSVIEEGLARGIKNYIGGNCTVSLMLMALGGLFENDMVEWLTSMTYQAASGAGAKNMEELVAQMRYIGDQAAPILDNPASAILELDRNVTESVRSGGFPVDNWAVPLGASLIPWIDRAMDNGQTREEWKGFVETNKILGRSDNPVPIDGQCVRIGSMRCHSQAFTIKLKQDIPLEDINQALAANNGWVKVVPNTKEETIAELTPARVTGTLTVPVGRVRKMTLGEDYLTAFSVGDQLLWGAAEPLRRILNIIL